The region TACGCCTACGGCATCGAGTATGTGGGAATCGAGACGGGGTTCCCGTACGGCGAGTTCTTCTACGGCGTCGATCTCGGGCCAATGGTCGGCGGCGTCCCGCTCGCACTGCCGGTGTTTTTCCTCCCGTTGGTGTTCAACGCCTACCTGCTCTGTCTCCTGTTGCTCGGGAGCACCGCCGAGCGGACGGCCGTCCGCCTGCTGACGGTCATCGCGCTCGTACTCACGATGGACGTGGTGCTCGACCCCGGCGCGGTGGCGCTTGGGTTCTGGCGCTATCCGGGTGGGGGTGCGTTCTACGGCGTCCCGCTCTCGAACTATGCGGGCTGGGTGCTCTCGGCAACAGTCGCGGTGGGCGTCGTCGATCTCACCTTCGACCGGACGGCGCTCCGTGCCCGTCTCGAGAGCTGTGAGTTCGCGCTTGACGATATGGTAAGCTTCGTGCTGCTCTGGGGCGGCATCAACCTCTTCTACGGGAACGTGGTGCCCGCGGTCGTCGCCGCCGGCATCGGTATGGGGCTCCTCCGGACGGATCGCTTCGACGCCTCGATGCTGCCGTGGCGCGGTGAGCAGTCAGCTGGGCGGTAGCTTCAACTCGGCGCGCCCGGACGGGGTGATAATGGAGCACCCGAACCCCGCAGTCGAGTCGGGCAAGGCCTACGACCAGGCCGACATCGAGGCGCTGTTCGAGACGGGCTTTGGCTACCGCATCTCGGGCATCAACGTCCGGAACGATGACGACGGAAATCGGTTCGTTCTGCTCTTTGCGAAGGAGGGCGGCCCTTACAACGACAGCGTCTCCATGGGGGAGTTCAGCTATATCGGCGAGGGGTTGCCTGACAAGGGCGACCAGTCGACGGATTCGCTCGGCAACGCCGCGCTCATCCAGGCCCAGACCGAGCCCGTCCCCATCTACTTCTTCTACCAAGGAGAGCACAACGACGGCTGGGTCTATCAGGGGCTCGTCGACGTGGCCGACCACGAACTGATCCACGACGGCGACCGAACGGTGCTGGAGTTCACGATGCACCACCGTGCGGAGCCGTCCGAGACCGAAGAGACGGGCCAACAAACAGTCTCACAACCCGAGAATACTGCGGGCACGCGAGTCACCGAGACGCGGGCAGGCATTCGGGTCTCGGAGGCGTTCAAGCGGCAGGTCTACGGTCGATTCGATGACCGGTGTGCGGTGACCGACATCAGTCGCCGCGAACTGCTGACGGTCTCACACGTACTGGACCGAGCAACCTACCCGGATATTGCGGAGGACCCTACGAACGCGCTGCTGCTAAACTGGACGCACCACTTCGCGTTCGACGCCGCCCTCTGGACCTTCGACGAGGCCGGGCGGCTCTGGGTGAACCCCGACTACCAGCCGGACGACGAGTGGATGCACGGGAGCCTCCGGGCCCGCCACGGTGAGCGGGTCGAGGCGCTCCGAGAGGCCGGCGTCGCGGACGACCATCTCGCCACGAGAAACGAGTCGCTCGCGTGGTGGCCGCCGAGTTAGCGGTTGCGGTGAGGGTGCCAAGCCCCCGTCCTCAAGGGCGAGGCGAAGCCGAGCGAGTAGGGCGGGGATACG is a window of halophilic archaeon DL31 DNA encoding:
- a CDS encoding carotene biosynthesis associated membrane protein (KEGG: hwa:HQ2861A carotenoid biosynthesis protein~TIGRFAM: Carotene biosynthesis associated membrane protein, type-2~PFAM: Protein of unknown function DUF422), which encodes MSTLLALVQNRPDDRQAWEAAMDQLVRQHRFTIAVVFPVVGAVLLLASAEGLLPEPLAFNPMLVLMGVLVMRSPLVVGVSPVVDRKAFAGVAGLAAYAYGIEYVGIETGFPYGEFFYGVDLGPMVGGVPLALPVFFLPLVFNAYLLCLLLLGSTAERTAVRLLTVIALVLTMDVVLDPGAVALGFWRYPGGGAFYGVPLSNYAGWVLSATVAVGVVDLTFDRTALRARLESCEFALDDMVSFVLLWGGINLFYGNVVPAVVAAGIGMGLLRTDRFDASMLPWRGEQSAGR
- a CDS encoding hypothetical protein (KEGG: hwa:HQ2151A hypothetical protein) produces the protein MEHPNPAVESGKAYDQADIEALFETGFGYRISGINVRNDDDGNRFVLLFAKEGGPYNDSVSMGEFSYIGEGLPDKGDQSTDSLGNAALIQAQTEPVPIYFFYQGEHNDGWVYQGLVDVADHELIHDGDRTVLEFTMHHRAEPSETEETGQQTVSQPENTAGTRVTETRAGIRVSEAFKRQVYGRFDDRCAVTDISRRELLTVSHVLDRATYPDIAEDPTNALLLNWTHHFAFDAALWTFDEAGRLWVNPDYQPDDEWMHGSLRARHGERVEALREAGVADDHLATRNESLAWWPPS